Below is a genomic region from Candidatus Schekmanbacteria bacterium.
TTTTCCATCATTCGTAGGCGGATTAAAGACAAGATGAAAGACTTCACCGCATGATGAACATGTTCGTCTTCCTGAAAGCCGCTTTATTAGTTCTTCGTCTGGCGCAGATACAGAAACAACTTTCGTCAATTCAATCTTTTTTTCGTTCAATATCCTGTCAAGCTCTTCTGCTTGAGCTATTGTTCGTGGGAAACCATCAAGAATAAAACCGTTCACACAATCTCCGCTTTCAATCTTTTCGGCAATAAGTCCTATAACTATTCTGTCAGGGACCAATTCCCCTGCATCCATATATGTTTTCGCTTCTTTCCCTAAGTCTGTACCTTCTTTGACAGCAGCACGCAGCATATCTCCTGTCGAAATTTGAGGTATCGAATATCTATCAGAAACCATCTTCGCCTGTGTCCCTTTGCCAACACCAGGAG
It encodes:
- a CDS encoding adenylate kinase codes for the protein MNLIFLGPPGVGKGTQAKMVSDRYSIPQISTGDMLRAAVKEGTDLGKEAKTYMDAGELVPDRIVIGLIAEKIESGDCVNGFILDGFPRTIAQAEELDRILNEKKIELTKVVSVSAPDEELIKRLSGRRTCSSCGEVFHLVFNPPTNDGKCDKCGGDLFQRDDDKEETIRERLRVYKEQTEPLINYYKSKGLLADIDGAQNIDAVFDNICSLIGPKG